From Numida meleagris isolate 19003 breed g44 Domestic line chromosome 4, NumMel1.0, whole genome shotgun sequence, the proteins below share one genomic window:
- the FAM43A gene encoding protein FAM43A — translation MLPWKRSKVELVAGEARRQSKPKGYAVSVHYSALTSLARACPESALHRVGSMFRSKRRKFRVTSEDPTYTVLYLGNATTIQSKGEGCTDLAVCKIWSKSEAGRQGTKMKLTISAQGIRMAHAEDKGLRRPGHLYLLHRVTYCVADPRLPRVFAWIYRHELKHKAVMLRCHAVLVSKPEKAKAMALLLYQTSATALAEFRRLKKRDDARHQQQQLVGEQSIPLVPLRKLLNGQCCYKPPVERSRSAPKLGSITEDLLGEEQEERAMHCDCEDILEALGEPEGELLRAGAGRGEGPELGRLLRDLGELSLGNDLRSLRADLGVRRLLSGESTGSESSLESTGPDGAAPPCNGAEQPPPGDPESG, via the coding sequence ATGCTGCCCTGGAAGCGGAGCAAGGTGGAGCTGGTCGCGGGCGAAGCGCGGCGGCAGAGCAAGCCCAAGGGCTACGCGGTGAGCGTGCACTACTCGGCGCTCACCTCGCTGGCCCGCGCCTGCCCCGAGAGCGCGCTGCACCGCGTGGGCAGCATGTTCCGCTCCAAGCGGCGGAAATTCCGCGTGACCAGCGAGGACCCCACGTACACCGTGCTCTACCTGGGCAACGCCACCACCATCCAGTCCAAGGGCGAGGGCTGCACCGACCTGGCCGTTTGCAAGATCTGGAGCAAGAGCGAGGCGGGTCGCCAGGGCACCAAGATGAAGCTGACCATCAGCGCGCAGGGCATCCGCATGGCCCACGCCGAGGACAAGGGGCTGCGGCGGCCCGGCCACCTCTACCTGCTGCACCGCGTCACCTACTGCGTGGCCGACCCGCGCCTGCCGCGCGTCTTCGCCTGGATCTACCGGCACGAGCTGAAGCACAAGGCGGTGATGCTGCGCTGCCACGCCGTGCTCGTCTCCAAGCCCGAGAAGGCGAAGGCCATGGCTCTGCTGCTCTACCAGACCTCGGCCACGGCGCTGGCCGAGTTCCGCCGCCTGAAGAAGCGGGACGACGCGcggcaccagcagcagcagctggtgggcGAGCAGAGCATCCCGCTGGTGCCGCTGCGCAAGCTGCTCAACGGGCAGTGCTGCTACAAGCCGCCGGTGGAGCGGAGCCGCAGCGCGCCCAAGCTGGGCTCCATCACGGAGGACCTGCTGGgcgaggagcaggaggagcgcGCCATGCACTGCGACTGCGAGGACATCCTGGAAGCGCTGGGCGAGCCCGAGGGCGAGCTGCTGCGTGCCGGCGCCGGCCGCGGGGAGGGCCCGGAACTGGGCCGGCTGCTGCGCGACCTGGGCGAGCTGAGCCTGGGCAACGACCTGCGCTCGCTGCGCGCCGACCTCGGCGTCCGGCGGCTGCTCTCGGGGGAGAGCACGGGCAGCGAGTCCTCCTTGGAGAGCACCGGCCCCGACGGCGCCGCCCCGCCCTGCAACGGCGCCGAGCAGCCGCCCCCCGGCGACCCGGAGAGCGGCTGA